A single genomic interval of Pomacea canaliculata isolate SZHN2017 linkage group LG5, ASM307304v1, whole genome shotgun sequence harbors:
- the LOC112564820 gene encoding neuronal acetylcholine receptor subunit alpha-6-like: MDTVHLASLTMLLVKAVFSQSAEDVARVHSDLLTNQFPKVRPEKDLSQVTVVNMSFHLISVNGLDTASQKLSTNGWIKVSWKNTYLEWDPANYSGVWRIFPEPDKVWLPRLTVINSLNELKPIGTSYSFIMVTSDGITSWYPAEVFETFCAINVKQFPFDFQTCNFAIFNWGESKIEVDLQVTNDSVDLSTYFNNSQWEMTNTRVFKEFMKVDGESHPVVTVEITLKRLNVLLVLTAVLPIDVLSLINVFVFLIPPQSEERLSFSMSAFLSYGVFFSFLLDSLPSSGGEVPLALLLTTVLLFLSAACILLCILTSILVHRDDVTRPVPVFTKNVVLWLEVVLLMKRKPSRLQHVNKINVVGVAVEEVTEDSISQAVYAREDNHARQEPVLPVTSQQSVTWLRSLITGELYSAATIANTIP; the protein is encoded by the exons ATGGATACCGTGCATCTAGCAAGTCTGACAATGTTGCTGGTGAAAGCAGTTTTCTCCCAAAGTGCTGAAGATGTAGCTCGGGTCCACTCAGACCTGCTCACCAACCAGTTCCCTAAAGTTCGTCCCGAGAAGGACTTGTCCCAGGTGACAGTCGTCAACATGTCGTTTCACCTGATCTCAGTGAACGGTCTGGACACAGCTTCGCAAAAACTGTCAACCAACGGGTGGATCAAAGTGTCGTGGAAAAATACGTACCTGGAGTGGGACCCCGCAAACTACAGTGGAGTTTGGCGAATATTCCCAGAACCAGACAAGGTGTGGCTGCCTCGTCTGACTGTCATCAACAGCCTCAATGAGTTGAAGCCCATCGGGACAAGCTACAGCTTCATCATGGTCACATCTGATGGAATAACTTCATGGTACCCTGCAGAAGTATTTGAAACCTTCTGTGCAATTAATGTTAAACAATTTCCGTTTGATTTTCAAACGTGTAATTTCGCTATTTTCAACTGGGGAGAAAGCAAAATAGAGGTGGATCTTCAGGTGACTAATGATTCCGTGGATCTGAGCACTTACTTCAACAATAGTCAATGGGAGATGACGAACACGCGGGTCTTCAAAGAATTCATGAAGGTGGACGGCGAATCGCATCCGGTAGTTACCGTGGAGATCACATTGAAGCGTCTGAATGTTCTGTTGGTCCTCACCGCTGTCCTGCCCATCGATGTGCTTTCATTGATCAATGTCTTCGTCTTCCTCATTCCTCCTCAGTCAG AAGAGCGTCTGTCGTTTTCCATGAGCGCCTTTCTCTCCTATGGAGTGTTCTTCAGCTTCCTGCTCGACTCCTTGCCTTCTTCCGGAGGAGAAGTTCCCCTGGCTTTGCTCCTAACTACCGTgctgctctttctttctgctgcCTGCATCCTTCTGTGCATCTTGACCTCGATCCTCGTTCACCGTGATGATGTCACTCGTCCTGTTCCTGTCTTCACCAAGAATGTGGTCCTGTGGCTGGAGGTTGTCCTCCTCATGAAGAGGAAACCTTCGCGACTTCAACATGTCAACAAGATAAATGTCGTCGGCGTCGCTGTGGAAGAAGTCACTGAAGATTCCATTTCCCAAGCGGTGTATGCAAGAGAAGATAACCATGCTCGGCAGGAGCCGGTACTTCCGGTGACCTCCCAGCAGAGCGTCACGTGGCTTAGA